A genomic window from Cucumis melo cultivar AY chromosome 8, USDA_Cmelo_AY_1.0, whole genome shotgun sequence includes:
- the LOC103484653 gene encoding phosphatidate cytidylyltransferase 2-like — translation MLNESIPNSPSTPGARTRHRRRPSDGTSEDSKQSEKNLLVNDRSKYKSMLIRAYSTIWMIGGFALIIYFGHLYITAMVVVIQVFMAKELFNLLRRAREDTRLPGFRLLNWHFFFTAMLFVYGRILSQRLVNTVTSDKFLYQPVSSLIKYHMVICYSLYIAGFMWFILTLKKKMYKYQFGQYAWTHMILIVVFTQSSFTVANIFEGIIWFLLPASLIVINDIAAYIFGFFFGRTPLIKLSPKKTWEGFIGASIMTIISAFFLANVMGRYQWLTCPRTDLSTGWLHCDPGPLFKPDYFTLPGWIPDWFPWKKISILPVQGHALCLGLFASIIAPFGGFFASGFKRAFKVKDFGDSIPGHGGITDRMDCQMVMAVFAYIYHQSFVVAQNISVDTILDQILMNLTIEEQATLYMKLGQILQQRMVG, via the exons ATGTTAAACGAGAGTATTCCTAATAGTCCGTCGACTCCAGGTGCCCGGACTCGGCATCGCAGGCGCCCAAGCGAT gGAACTTCGGAGGATAGCAAGCAAAGTGAAAAAAATTTACTAGTTAATGACAGGAGTAAATACAAGTCGATGTTGATCCGTGCATACTCAACAATTTGGATGATTGGGGGTTTTGCATTAATTATATACTTTGGCCATCTCTATATTACTGCCATGGTTGTGGTTATTCAAGTTTTCATGGCGAAGGAACTGTTCAACCTACTCAGGCGAGCTCGTGAGGATACCCGTCTACCAGGGTTTCGACTATTAAATTG GCACTTCTTCTTCACAGCAATGCTATTCGTGTATGGTCGCATTTTAAGTCAGCGACTTGTTAATACTGTCACATCAGATAAATTTTTATATCAGCCAGTGAGCAGCCTCATCAAGTATCATATGGTTATTTGTTATTCCTTATATATTGCAG GTTTTATGTGGTTCATTCTTACTTTAAAGAAGAAGATGTACAAATATCAATTTGGCCAGTATGCATGGACGCATATGATTCTAATCGTTGTTTTTACGCAGTCCTCTTTTACGGTAGCCAATATTTTTGAAGGAATCATCTG GTTTCTTCTGCCAGCGTCACTAATTGTTATCAATGACATTGCTGCCTATATATTTGGTTTCTTCTTTGGAAGAACACCATTGATCAAGTTATCTCCAAAGAAAACTTGGGAGGGATTTATTGGAGCCTCTATTATGACTATCATTTCTGCCTTTTTT CTAGCTAATGTCATGGGTCGTTATCAGTGGCTTACTTGTCCAAGAACG GATTTATCAACTGGTTGGCTTCACTGTGATCCCGGTCCTTTGTTTAAGCCCGATTATTTCACTTTACCAGGGTGGATTCCCGATTGG TTCCCATGGAAGAAAATAAGCATATTGCCAGTTCAAGGACATGCATTATGCCTTGGTTTATTTGCATCAATAATTGCTCCTTTTGGAGGTTTCTTTGCAAGTGGTTTCAAAAGAGCTTTCAAAGTCAAG GATTTTGGTGATAGCATTCCTGGACATGGTGGAATTACAGATAGAATGGATTGCCAG ATGGTGATGGCTGTCTTTGCCTACATATATCATCAATCCTTTGTCGTGGCACAGAACATATCTGTTGACACAATCTTAGATCAG ATATTAATGAATCTGACAATTGAGGAACAAGCAACTCTTTACATGAAGCTTGGGCAAATCTTGCAACAACGGATGGTTGGCTAG
- the LOC103484652 gene encoding alkaline ceramidase isoform X2 has product MADGISSFWGPVTSTTECCERNYAYSSYIAEFYNTVSNIPTILLALIGLANALRQRFEKRFSVLHISNMILAIGSMFYHATLQKVQQQGDETPMIWEMLLYMYILYSPDWHYRSTMPTFLFLYGAMFAVAHSILRYDIGFKALSVGLAIGVCARRYHTG; this is encoded by the exons ATGGCTGATGGAATATCAAGTTTCTGGGGTCCTGTAACATCTACGACAGAGTGCTGCGAGAGGAATTATGCTTATTCTTCTTATATTGCTGAGTTTTATAATACGGTCTCAAACATCCCAACCATTCTTTTGGCTCTGATAGGTCTTGCAAATGCCTTGCGACAGCGTTTCGAGAAGAGATTTAGTGTGCTTCACATATCAAACATGATACTAGCCATTGGTAGTATGTTCTACCATGCCACATTGCAAAAAGT GCAACAACAAGGTGATGAAACACCAATGATCTGGGAGATGCTTCTTTACATGTACATTCTCTATTCACCAGATTGGCATTACCGAAGTACGATGCCAACGTTTCTCTTCCTCTATGGAGCCATGTTCGCTGTGGCTCACTCAATTCTTCGCTATGACATTGGTTTCAAG GCACTTTCTGTTGGGTTAGCGATCGGGGTTTGTGCGAGAAGATATCACACTGGATAA
- the LOC103484654 gene encoding fumarylacetoacetase — protein sequence MDLKSFIEVQPDSHFPIQNLPYGVFRTAPDLPPRPGVAIGEYVLDLSEIASAGLFDGPFLKNSDCFNQPNLNKFLSLGRPAWKEARATLQKLLSSTESTLRDNEALRLKSLIPLKQVNMVLPVAIHDYTDFFSSMHHAKNCGTIFRGPVNPIVPNWYHLPIAYHGRASSIVISGTEIVRPRGQSRPVGDSPPPFGPSAKLDFELEMAAVVGTGNLLGKPVDINEAEDHIFGLVLMNDWSARDIQAWEYVPLGPFLGKSFGTTISPWIVTLEALEPFKCDAPKQDPAPLPYLTEKESKNYDISLEVRIRPDGESDAHIVSKSNFKHLYWTLPQQLAHHTVNGCNLQPGDLLGTGTISGPEPESLGCLLELTWNGEKPLELTNGIQRKFLEDGDEVVFTGQCKGDGYTVGFGTCAGKILPSPQETNLIPLRVLDLLNV from the exons ATGGATCTCAAGTCCTTTATCGAAGTTCAGCCAGACTCTCACTTCCCCATTCAGAATCTCCCCTACGGAGTATTCCGGACTGCTCCTGATTTGCCTCCCCGCCCTGGTGTCGCTATCGGCGAGTACGTCTTGGACCTCTCTGAGATCGCCTCCGCTGGCCTCTTCGACGGCCCTTTTCTCAAGAACTCAGATTGTTTTAACCAG CCTAATCTGAACAAGTTTCTGTCTCTGGGACGGCCTGCTTGGAAGGAAGCTCGTGCAACGCTTCAAAAATTGCTATCGT CCACTGAATCAACCTTGCGCGACAATGAAGCTTTAAGGTTGAAGTCACTTATTCCACTG AAACAAGTAAACATGGTTCTTCCCGTGGCCATTCACGACTACACGGACTTTTTTTCGTCTATGCATCATGCAAAAAATTGTGGAACTATATTTCGTGGCCCTGTGAACCCGATTGTTCCCAACTG gTACCACCTTCCAATTGCATATCATGGACGTGCATCATCTATTGTCATCTCCGGGACAGAAATTGTTCGACCCCG TGGCCAGAGTAGACCAGTCGGAGACTCTCCACCACCTTTTGGCCCTTCTGCTAAGTTGGATTTTGAGCTGGAAATG GCTGCTGTTGTTGGTACTGGAAATCTGTTGGGAAAGCCTGTAGACATAAATGAAGCAGAAGATCATATTTTTGGCCTGGTGCTGATGAATGATTGGAGTG CTAGAGATATTCAGGCATGGGAATATGTTCCTCTAGGACCCTTTCTTGGGAAGAGTTTTG GTACTACTATATCCCCATGGATTGTTACACTAGAAGCCTTAGAGCCTTTCAAATGTGATGCTCCAAAGCAG GACCCAGCTCCATTGCCATATCTCACCGAAAAGGAATCCAAGAACTATGACATCTCACTAGAG GTTCGAATTCGACCTGATGGTGAAAGCGATGCACACATTGTGTCAAAAAGTAATTTTAAGCATTT ATATTGGACGCTGCCTCAACAGCTCGCACACCATACTGTCAATGGCTGCAACTTGCAGCCAGGTGATCTCTTGGGCACTGGCACCATAAGTGGACCT GAACCAGAATCTCTTGGGTGCTTGCTGGAATTAACATGGAATGGGGAAAAACCATTGGAGTTAACAAATGGGATACAACGTAAATTTCTTGAAGATGGAGATGAAGTTGTCTTCACTGGTCAATGCAAG GGAGATGGTTACACCGTTGGGTTTGGGACATGCGCCGGAAAGATTTTACCTTCACCTCAAGAAACAAATTTGATTCCATTACGAGTCTTAGATCTCCTGaatgtttag
- the LOC103484652 gene encoding alkaline ceramidase isoform X1 — translation MADGISSFWGPVTSTTECCERNYAYSSYIAEFYNTVSNIPTILLALIGLANALRQRFEKRFSVLHISNMILAIGSMFYHATLQKVQQQGDETPMIWEMLLYMYILYSPDWHYRSTMPTFLFLYGAMFAVAHSILRYDIGFKVHYVILCLLCIPRMYKYYIYTEDASAKRLARLYSLTLLLGTFCWVSDRGLCEKISHWIINPQGHALWHVFMGLSSYYANTFLMFCRAQQRGWSPKVLHLMGVLPYVKIEKPKTQ, via the exons ATGGCTGATGGAATATCAAGTTTCTGGGGTCCTGTAACATCTACGACAGAGTGCTGCGAGAGGAATTATGCTTATTCTTCTTATATTGCTGAGTTTTATAATACGGTCTCAAACATCCCAACCATTCTTTTGGCTCTGATAGGTCTTGCAAATGCCTTGCGACAGCGTTTCGAGAAGAGATTTAGTGTGCTTCACATATCAAACATGATACTAGCCATTGGTAGTATGTTCTACCATGCCACATTGCAAAAAGT GCAACAACAAGGTGATGAAACACCAATGATCTGGGAGATGCTTCTTTACATGTACATTCTCTATTCACCAGATTGGCATTACCGAAGTACGATGCCAACGTTTCTCTTCCTCTATGGAGCCATGTTCGCTGTGGCTCACTCAATTCTTCGCTATGACATTGGTTTCAAGGTGCACTATGTGATTCTCTGTCTCCTCTGCATACCTCGGATGTacaaatattatatatacacaGAAGATGCTTCGGCTAAGCGGTTAGCGAGGCTGTACTCATTGACTCTTCTCTTAGGCACTTTCTGTTGGGTTAGCGATCGGGGTTTGTGCGAGAAGATATCACACTGGATAATCAATCCTCAAGGTCATGCCCTGTGGCATGTTTTCATGGGTTTGAGTTCCTATTATGCGAACACATTCTTAATGTTTTGCCGGGCGCAACAAAGAGGATGGTCCCCTAAAGTACTTCATTTAATGGGAGTTCTCCCCTACGTGAAGATTGAGAAACCAAAAACACAATAA